One window of the Staphylococcus equorum genome contains the following:
- the rapZ gene encoding RNase adapter RapZ: MQREEKEIVKSELLVVTGLSGAGKSVVIQSLEDIGYFCVDNLPPILLPKFVELMGQGNPSLQKVAIAIDLRGKELFKSLIKEMDQIKSNSDVIVDLMFLEASNEKLISRYKETRRAHPLNEKGQRSLIEAIEEERELLTEIQSLANYTIDTSQMTPKELRKRMGDYFNQSNYQTFNINVISFGFKHGIQIDADLVFDVRFLPNPHYVDELRPLTGEDEAVYKYVMKWKETNIFYEKLMDLLKFMIPGYKKEGKSQLVIAIGCTGGQHRSVALAKRIGAELRESFDYNVYVQHRDAHVESGVKQKNEKN; this comes from the coding sequence ATGCAACGAGAAGAAAAAGAAATAGTAAAGAGTGAATTGTTGGTTGTAACTGGTTTGTCAGGCGCCGGAAAATCTGTGGTCATTCAGAGTTTAGAAGACATTGGATATTTCTGTGTAGATAATTTACCACCGATTCTTTTACCAAAATTTGTAGAATTGATGGGGCAAGGAAATCCTTCTTTACAAAAAGTAGCGATTGCTATTGATTTAAGAGGTAAGGAACTATTTAAATCTTTAATTAAAGAAATGGACCAAATTAAGAGTAACTCAGATGTTATTGTTGATTTAATGTTCTTGGAAGCATCGAATGAAAAACTGATTTCTCGTTATAAAGAAACACGTCGTGCACATCCTTTAAATGAAAAAGGTCAACGTTCATTAATTGAAGCTATTGAAGAAGAACGTGAGTTGTTGACTGAAATACAAAGTTTAGCGAATTATACGATTGATACATCGCAAATGACACCGAAAGAATTGCGCAAACGTATGGGAGATTATTTTAATCAAAGTAACTATCAAACATTTAATATTAATGTAATTAGCTTTGGTTTTAAACATGGTATACAAATAGATGCGGATCTTGTATTTGATGTAAGATTTTTACCTAATCCGCACTATGTTGATGAGTTGAGACCATTAACTGGCGAAGATGAAGCAGTATATAAATATGTAATGAAATGGAAAGAAACAAACATTTTTTATGAAAAATTAATGGATTTATTGAAATTTATGATACCAGGATATAAAAAAGAAGGAAAATCTCAACTTGTTATTGCAATAGGTTGTACTGGTGGCCAACATCGTTCTGTCGCACTAGCCAAACGTATCGGAGCAGAACTCAGGGAGAGTTTTGACTATAATGTGTATGTACAACATAGGGATGCACATGTCGAAAGTGGCGTGAAACAAAAAAATGAAAAGAATTAA
- the trxB gene encoding thioredoxin-disulfide reductase, with protein MAEQVDFDVAIIGAGPAGMTAAVYASRANLSTVMIERGMPGGQMANTEEVENFPGFEMVTGPDLSTKMFEHAKKFGAKYQYGDIKSIEDKGTHKVINLGNSEITARAVIISTGAEYKKIGVPGEQELGGRGVSYCAVCDGAFFKGKKLFVIGGGDSAVEEGTFLTKFADSVTIVHRRDELRAQKILQDRAFKNDKIDFIWSHTLKTINDKDGKVGSVTLESTKDGTEQTLDGDGVFVYIGMKPLTIPFQDLGITNEVGYILTNEDMSTSVPGIYAAGDVREKGLRQIVTATGDGSIAAQSAIAYIEHLHDTIEA; from the coding sequence CTGAACAAGTGGATTTTGATGTGGCAATTATAGGTGCCGGACCAGCAGGAATGACTGCTGCAGTTTATGCATCACGTGCTAATTTAAGCACAGTAATGATTGAACGTGGTATGCCAGGTGGACAAATGGCAAACACAGAAGAAGTTGAGAACTTCCCAGGATTTGAAATGGTAACAGGTCCGGACTTATCAACGAAAATGTTTGAACATGCGAAAAAATTTGGTGCTAAATATCAATATGGCGATATCAAATCAATAGAAGATAAAGGTACTCATAAAGTGATTAACCTTGGTAATAGTGAAATTACAGCTCGCGCCGTAATCATTTCAACAGGTGCAGAATACAAAAAAATTGGTGTACCTGGTGAACAAGAACTTGGCGGTCGTGGTGTAAGTTATTGTGCCGTATGTGATGGAGCATTCTTTAAAGGTAAGAAATTATTTGTTATTGGTGGCGGAGACTCAGCTGTAGAAGAAGGAACATTCCTTACAAAATTTGCTGATAGCGTAACAATTGTTCACCGTAGAGATGAATTACGTGCTCAAAAAATCTTACAAGATCGCGCATTTAAAAACGATAAAATTGATTTTATTTGGAGTCACACTTTAAAAACAATTAATGACAAAGATGGCAAAGTTGGTTCGGTAACATTAGAATCAACAAAAGATGGCACAGAACAAACACTAGATGGCGATGGCGTATTTGTGTACATTGGTATGAAACCATTAACAATACCTTTCCAAGATTTAGGTATTACTAATGAAGTTGGCTACATTTTAACGAATGAAGACATGAGTACAAGTGTACCTGGTATATATGCAGCAGGCGACGTACGTGAAAAAGGGTTACGTCAAATTGTCACTGCAACTGGTGATGGAAGTATTGCTGCACAAAGTGCCATTGCATATATCGAGCATTTACACGATACAATTGAAGCATAA